A single genomic interval of Pochonia chlamydosporia 170 chromosome 7, whole genome shotgun sequence harbors:
- a CDS encoding alpha-L-fucosidase (similar to Metarhizium robertsii ARSEF 23 XP_007825997.1), protein MEPNRIWHHPEVVIHSNWTAPRERSIAKGYDVANRRWYALKVEAEIKDRAWLASTLTTYITKHYSEYGEPPPWNTIHLNAQRNLVSFQRRPYEEISWSLQNSFQYVYQRDHKMRTMPFSDLRDLTYINRSTDRCTWDNRDCVFKRIDFDFDVEGVQNEIQIHETLSRYITKHFFPTYHYFRIIASEQIEDYMGRHFCLVPILAVVTATEQPWKDGCVAGILMPYVGEDLETLVQKDKAGLPLSIGHLLAFVRAVQELAKSGVQHGEITYWHTLFQPPGQCCRPGRLMLTNNGSLAPEHYDDSRALGELLLWCLQNAPGLRKNRGTKALVVAAASALFNGNFEDAIKCLSLKNEMVW, encoded by the coding sequence ATGGAACCAAATCGGATCTGGCACCACCCAGAGGTTGTAATACACAGCAACTGGACAGCTCCGCGCGAACGAAGTATTGCCAAGGGATATGACGTAGCCAACCGCCGATGGTACGCTCTTAAAGTTGAAGCAGAAATCAAAGACCGTGCATGGCTGGCATCAACTCTCACGACGTATATTACAAAGCACTACAGTGAATATGGAGAACCGCCGCCTTGGAATACAATCCACTTAAATGCGCAGCGCAATCTCGTCAGTTTTCAACGCAGACCATATGAAGAAATCAGCTGGTCACTCCAAAACTCCTTTCAGTATGTCTACCAGCGAGATCACAAAATGCGAACGATGCCCTTCAGCGATCTCAGAGATTTGACGTACATCAATCGATCAACAGACCGATGCACCTGGGACAACCGAGACTGCGTCTTCAAGCGAATTGATTTCGATTTTGATGTCGAGGGAGTTCAGAATGAAATCCAGATACATGAGACTCTCTCCCGCTATATAACTAAGCACTTCTTTCCGACGTATCACTATTTTAGGATAATAGCCAGTGAACAAATCGAGGATTACATGGGCAGGCACTTCTGCCTCGTTCCCATCCTCGCCGTTGTCACCGCTACCGAACAGCCCTGGAAAGATGGGTGTGTTGCAGGCATTTTAATGCCGTATGTTGGCGAGGACTTGGAGACCTTGGTCCAGAAGGACAAAGCCGGCCTTCCGCTCAGCATTGGCCATCTTCTCGCCTTCGTTCGCGCTGTTCAAGAGCTTGCAAAATCTGGTGTGCAACACGGCGAAATTACCTATTGGCACACATTGTTTCAGCCGCCAGGACAGTGTTGTCGCCCAGGTAGGCTGATGCTCACCAACAATGGCTCTTTAGCCCCAGAGCACTACGATGATTCAAGGGCCCTGGGAGAGTTGTTGCTTTGGTGTCTCCAGAATGCGCCGGGATTAAGGAAGAACAGAGGGACCAAGGCATTAGTGGTCGCAGCAGCAAGTGCCCTCTTCAACGGAAACTTTGAAGACGCAATTAAATGCTTGTCGCTGAAGAATGAAATGGTGTGGTAA
- a CDS encoding alginate lyase 2 (similar to Metarhizium robertsii ARSEF 23 XP_007825991.1), producing the protein MRLSSSLTLFSLGQLATLVLGQGSDCAPGGTFDLSNWKLQLPTGEEGHPDSISSSKLQGCGGYKSDVFYTGDDGALVMKVPGSPSTSDCVTTPNSNHCRTELREDSPSKWSPSSGTNRLFGDLVVTQIDDDRVVVGQIHIDGAISTKPVCELYYSSAGELKMGVNKCITCSQASTPVGNVPVGERFTYEIRYENDVLSVSINGGGFKTLDTYDLNSPDSYFKAGNYNQGEGPTEVHFYSIKVSH; encoded by the coding sequence ATGAgactctcctcttctcttaCCTTGTTCTCGCTCGGACAACTCGCCACTCTGGTCCTTGGTCAAGGATCGGACTGTGCTCCAGGCGGAACATTTGACCTTTCCAACTGGAAGCTACAGCTCCCAACTGGAGAAGAGGGCCATCCCGACTCGATATCTTCTTCAAAGCTCCAGGGCTGCGGTGGCTACAAATCAGACGTCTTTTACACGGGCGACGATGGAGCCCTGGTGATGAAAGTCCCCGGGTCGCCATCAACTTCCGACTGCGTCACTACTCCAAACAGTAACCATTGCCGCACGGAGCTTCGTGAAGATTCTCCGTCAAAGTGGAGTCCGTCCAGCGGCACAAACAGACTGTTTGGTGACCTTGTGGTGACGCAAATCGACGATGACAGAGTCGTTGTTGGTCAGATTCATATCGACGGTGCTATTTCGACGAAGCCAGTGTGCGAATTGTACTACAGCAGTGCTGGGGAATTAAAGATGGGGGTCAACAAGTGCATCACTTGCAGTCAGGCTAGTACCCCTGTGGGCAATGTTCCTGTGGGTGAGCGGTTCACGTACGAGATTCGATATGAGAACGACGTCTTGTCTGTGAGCATTAACGGTGGGGGGTTTAAGACGCTGGATACGTATGACTTGAATAGCCCGGATAGTTATTTTAAGGCGGGGAATTATAACCAGGGTGAGGGGCCGACTGAGGTTCACTTCTATAGCATCAAGGTGTCGCATTAG
- a CDS encoding acetamidase regulatory protein (similar to Metarhizium acridum CQMa 102 XP_007813311.1), protein MNLHATSSVSKDPHPNHPQASTQDDRLEQESGNLADLISGETIRTEPIQHQGRMCFIGSEPSNFNYLVRQTSSQPSHDNVFHFSNRQYHLKYTAHDIEHVPPEALERPERQLVDKLVQAYFEHINRGWPIIDEENFMEQINGRDPRNPLSLPLFNAVLLVGAHVLSFLEDHEPMKQLQAVLFKRTKTLIDCRFEQDRLVYIQVALLLTWYSDGLEEVVANAWYWIGTAARTAIGMGMHRDTSTARLLDVQKRSWIRVWWVLFQFDTLISLSYGRPQALNLDDCDVPDLRYANFEGINEPESDFVIQHTRLCIIISRTLRQRWALRATAEQRVKATEWADQSLANFTSELPSHLHLSMANVGTWHSILHLTYNNFVLLLHRPPPKRQADDNISRGATNHEVCAEANMVLVSLLELLTSTHRLYTLSLFDVQAIFTAIVSINSELNTSNPLVAAKSLRKLKTISTALSELARNWSFARGLLRIFNTKGELTLSKGGREAASNLVHYGPASDHLSNDRPDGVPGHDVASTSTTMRNEEVSANRLGYSTITPSETAHNSPQSLMGDAQISTGNILDDFVFPGSFELEEFWLGVDSDTGHI, encoded by the exons ATGAATTTGCATGCGACAAGCTCCGTGTCGAAGGACCCTCATCCTAATCACCCACAGGCATCAACACAAGATGATCGACTCGAACAAGAGTCAGGAAACCTTGCCGATTTGATTAGTGGGGAGACGATTCGGACAGAAcccatccaacaccaaggaAGAATGTGCTTCATTGGCTCAGAGCCTTCAAACTTCAACTATTTGGTCCGTCAAACATCATCTCAACCTAGTCACGATAACGTGTTTCACTTCAGCAACCGCCAATACCATCTCAAATACACCGCCCATGACATTGAACATGTACCGCCCGAGGCACTGGAACGGCCAGAGAGGCAGCTCGTGGATAAATTAGTGCAGGCGTATTTTGAGCACATCAATCGCGGCTGGCCAATAATCGACGAAGAAAACTTTATGGAGCAGATAAATGGTAGAGATCCACGAAATCCGTTGTCTTTGCCCTTGTTTAATGCCGTTCTTTTGGTTGGAGCGCATGTTTTGTCGTTTTTGGAGGACCACGAACCAATGAAGCAACTCCAGGCTGTGCTGTTCAAAAGGACCAAGACCCTCATAGACTGCCGCTTCGAACAAGACAGGCTAGTATACATCCAAGTTGCTTTACTCTTGACGTGGTACTCAGACGGGCTAGAGGAAGTTGTCGCGAATGCCTGGTACTGGATTGGCACGGCAGCCCGAACAGCCATTGGAATGGGCATGCACAGAGACACGTCGACAGCAAGGTTGTTAGATGTACAGAAGCGCTCTTGGATTCGAGTATGGTGGGTTCTATTTCAATTCGATACGCTTATTTCGTTATCATACGGACGTCCACAAGCCCT AAACCTTGACGATTGCGATGTTCCCGATCTTAGATACGCAAATTTCGAGGGAATCAATGAGCCTGAATCAGATTTTGTTATTCAGCACACCCGCCTTTGTATCATTATATCTCGCACACTGCGACAGCGATGGGCACTACGAGCGACGGCCGAGCAGAGGGTAAAGGCAACAGAATGGGCGGATCAGTCCCTTGCGAACTTTACATCAGAGCTGCCTTCTCACCTGCATCTGTCAATGGCCAATGTCGGAACATGGCATTCTATTCTTCATCTGACATACAACAATTTCGTTCTTCTACTCCATCGGCCTCCACCAAAGCGTCAAGCCGATGATAATATATCCCGGGGAGCAACAAACCACGAGGTGTGTGCAGAGGCGAATATGGTTCTGGTTTCGCTACTGGAACTCCTGACAAGTACTCATCGCCTCTACACCTTGTCATTATTTGATGTGCAAGCCATATTCACAGCTATAGTTTCCATCAACAGCGAACTCAACACAAGCAACCCTCTGGTCGCGGCCAAGTCGTTGCGAAAACTGAAAACAATATCAACAGCATTGAGCGAGTTGGCACGGAACTGGAGCTTCGCCAGAGGTCTTTTACGAATATTCAATACCAAGGGAGAGCTGACACTGAGTAAAGGCGGCAGAGAGGCCGCGTCAAATTTGGTGCACTACGGCCCAGCGAGTGACCATTTGAGCAACGACCGTCCAGATGGCGTTCCGGGCCACGACGtcgcatcgacatcgacgaCGATGAGAAATGAAGAGGTTTCCGCGAATCGGCTTGGATACTCAACCATTACCCCGTCAGAAACAGCGCACAACTCGCCGCAAAGCCTCATGGGGGACGCTCAGATCTCAACAGGCAATATTCTAGACGATTTTGTGTTTCCTGGCTCTTTTGAGTTGGAAGAGTTTTGGCTTGGCGTAGATAGTGACACTGGGCACATCTGA
- a CDS encoding chitin synthase A (similar to Aspergillus terreus NIH2624 XP_001209420.1), producing MSGYNRAYDRVPHQERGDGHEGQYEMDRRDYGYGRQPSPFDDHHNVNMPMQQQPTHYYGSQDSIQDARYGTHTPNSHLRLNTAQSVGQTPSPGPYVQHPPQQEYSHLDPEQLHDHGEYFDGYNQGQPQQQPAYDDNQPLIHDQQAYHDDPAHTPQTPAGGIKRWKTVKQVLLYRGNLVLDCPVPPVLLQQNPHGERDEFTHMRYSAATCDPSDFYNENFTLRQKLFSKPRHTELFIVVTMYNEDDVLFARTMIGVFKNIEYMCNRPNSKTWGKDAWKKIVVCIVSDGRAKINPRTKAILSGMGVYQEGIAKQQVNNKDVTAHIYEYTTQTHLQLKSDVVSLVHRRQPVQLLFCLKEKNQKKINSHRWFFQAFGRVLDPNICVLIDAGTRPGGNSIYHLWKAFDLEPMCGGACGEIKAMLGTGGKNLLNPLVATQNFEYKMSNILDKPLESAFGFISVLPGAFSAYRYVALQNDKNGQGPLEKYFLGETLHGGAKAGLFESNMYLAEDRILCFELVTKRNCHWILQYVKSATGETDVPDTVTELVLQRRRWLNGSFFAAIYAIAHFYEFFRSDHSFFRKLGFFVEFVFNTVNMIFAWFAIGNFFLVFKILTTSLGSDDLLGKTGEILGVVFTWLYGVFLITCFVLSMGNRPAGSGRLYSAMVWFWAGIMIYLMFAAIFIAVKAIIKDLNSGTAFSISQLFKNPVFYTLIISVMSTFGIWLIASLIMFDPWHMITSFLQYMLLTPTYTNVLNVYAFCNTHDVSWGTKGDDKVEKLPSVNTKDGQGKTDLPDEGDLNAQYQREVALFSTKFKAVKTAPTPAQLQEKQMDYYRGVRTGVVLIWMITNFALAAVVLSSAGLERITPGNGNPEQEAVDRSNIYMTIVLWSVAVLSGFKFLGAMWFLVVRMFRGV from the exons ATGTCTGGCTATAACAGAGCTTACGATAGAGTACCTCACCAGGAGCGAGGAGATGGACACGAAGGAC AGTACGAGATGGACCGCCGCGATTACGGCTATGGGCGCCAACCAAGCCCCTTCGACGATCACCACAATGTCAATATGCcaatgcaacagcagcctACACACTACTATGGCAGTCAAGATTCCATTCAAGATGCCAGATACGGCACCCACACCCCGAATAGCCATCTTCGGCTCAACACTGCT CAATCCGTTGGCCAGACGCCGAGTCCCGGACCGTATGTCCAACACCCACCACAACAAGAATACAGCCACCTCGACCCAGAACAGCTACATGACCATGGTGAATATTTTGATGGTTACAATCAGGGccagcctcaacaacagccgGCGTACGACGATAACCAGCCCCTGATACATGATCAGCAAGCGTACCACGATGACCCTGCTCATACGCCACAAACCCCGGCTGGAGGGATTAAACGATGGAAGACGGTCAAGCAGGTCTTGTTGTATCGTGGTAATCTGGTTTTGGACTGCCCTGTCCCGCCCGTTCTGCTGCAGCAAAACCCTCACGGCGAACGCGATGAGTTTACCCACATGCGATACTCCGCCGCGACCTGCGATCCGTCCGACTTTTATAACGAAAACTTCACTCTTCGCCAGAAGCTATTCAGCAAGCCTCGCCACACCGAACTCTTCATCGTCGTTACCATGTacaatgaagatgacgtCTTGTTTGCTCGCACCATGATTGGCGTTTTCAAGAACATCGAGTACATGTGCAATCGCCCCAACAGCAAAACCTGGGGCAAGGATGCCtggaagaagattgtcgtCTGCATCGTGAGCGACGGCCGTGCCAAAATCAACCCACGAACAAAGGCTATCTTGTCTGGTATGGGTGTTTACCAAGAGGGTATTGCGAAACAGCAAGTCAACAATAAAGACGTGACGGCGCATATCTACGAGTACACCACCCAAACGCATCTTCAGCTTAAAAGCGATGTCGTTTCTCTGGTCCACCGGCGACAGCCCGTGCAGCTGCTTTTCTGTCTCAAAGagaagaaccaaaagaaaATCAACTCGCATCGGTGGTTCTTCCAGGCATTTGGTCGAGTGTTGGATCCCAATATCTGTGTTCTCATTGACGCCGGCACACGCCCCGGAGGCAACTCGATCTACCATCTGTGGAAGGCATTCGACTTGGAGCCCATGTGTGGCGGTGCCTGTGGTGAAATTAAGGCCATGTTGGGTACTGGCGGCAAGAATCTTCTTAACCCGCTTGTTGCGACACAAAACTTTGAGTACAAGATGAGCAATATTCTCGACAAACCGCTTGAATCGGCTTTTGGATTCATCTCCGTGTTGCCCGGTGCCTTCTCAGCGTATCGATACGTTGCCCTGCAGAACGACAAGAATGGCCAGGGGCCACTGGAAAAGTATTTCCTGGGCGAAACGCTGCACGGTGGCGCCAAGGCTGGCCTTTTCGAGTCAAACATGTATCTGGCTGAGGATCGTATTCTCTGCTTTGAACTAGTGACGAAGCGAAATTGCCATTGGATTTTGCAGTATGTGAAATCTGCTACCGGAGAAACTGATGTGCCAGACACGGTTACCGAACTCGTCCTTCAGCGTCGTCGGTGGCTGAATGGTTCGTTTTTCGCCGCCATTTACGCCATTGCTCACTTTTACGAATTCTTCCGATCCGATCACTCCTTCTTCCGAAAACTAGGCTTCTTTGTCGAATTCGTCTTCAACACTGTCAACATGATCTTTGCCTggtttgccattggcaatttcttcttggtctttAAAATTCTTACTACTAGTCTTGGCTCCGACGATCTACTGGGTAAAACTGGAGAGATTCTCGGTGTAGTCTTCACCTGGCTCTATGGCGTTTTCTTGATTACCTGCTTTGTTTTATCCATGGGCAATCGGCCAGCTGGTTCCGGTAGATTATACTCGGCCATGGTATGGTTCTGGGCTGGCATCATGAT ATATCTGATgtttgctgccatcttcatcgCGGTCAAAGCTATCATCAAGGACCTCAACAGCGGCACTGCTTTCAGTATCAGCCAACTATTCAAGAACCCCGTGTTTTATACGCTCATTATATCTGTCATGTCCACATTCGGTATCTGGCTTATCGCCTCGCTCATCATGTTCGACCCTTGGCACATGATTACCTCATTCCTCCAGTACATGCTGCTGACGCCTACGTACACGAATGTCCTGAATGTGTATGCTTTCTGCAACACTCATGACGTTTCATGGGGAACAAAAGGTGATGACAAAGTGGAAAAACTGCCATCTGTGAACACCAAGGACGGACAGGGTAAGACGGATCTGCCCGACGAGGGTGATTTGAACGCCCAATATCAGCGAGAGGTTGCTCTCTTTagcaccaagttcaaggcAGTCAAGACAGCGCCAACTCCCGCGCAGCTACAAGAGAAGCAAATGGATTACTACCGAGGTGTTAGAACCGGTGTCGTGTTGATTTGGATGATTACCAactttgccttggccgcGGTGGTTCTCAGTTCGGCTGGCCTGGAGAGGATTACACCCGGAAATGGCAACCCAGAACAGGAAGCAGTAGACCGATCCAACATTTACATGACGATTGTGCTGTGGAGTGTAGCGGTGCTTAGTGGTTTCAAGTTTTTGGGGGCCATGTGGTTTTTGGTAGTCAGGATGTTCAGAGGAGTCTAG